The proteins below are encoded in one region of Lactuca sativa cultivar Salinas chromosome 3, Lsat_Salinas_v11, whole genome shotgun sequence:
- the LOC111907798 gene encoding cyclin-C1-2, translated as MATDFWTSTHYKQLLDQEEVDVVHSLDKERGITLEDFKLIKLHMTNYIVRLAQHVKVRQRVVATAVTYMRRAYTRRSMVEYDPRLVAPTCLYLASKAEESTVQARLLVFYIKKLYSDEKYRYEIKEILEMEMKILEALNYYLVVFHPYRALSQLLQDAGMSDATQMIWGLINDTYKMDLILIYPPHLIALACIYVASMLKDKDNTSWFEQLRVDMNMVEKIATEILDFYDYHKTISEEKVNAAMLKLTMRM; from the exons ATGGCGACTGATTTCTGGACATCCACACACTA CAAACAGTTATTGGACCAAGAAGAGGTCGATGTGGTGCACAGCCTTGACAAGGAAAGGGGAATCACGCTCGAGGATTTCAAACTCATCAAGTTGCATATGACCAAtt ATATTGTGCGATTGGCTCAACATGTGAAAGTGAGGCAAAG GGTTGTAGCAACTGCTGTAACGTACATGAGACGTGCTTATACGAG GAGAAGTATGGTGGAATATGATCCACGTTTAGTGGCACCAACGTGTCTATACTTGGCATCAAAAGCAGAAGAAAGCACAGTGCAAGCAAGGCTTCTTGTATTTTACATAAAAAAACTat ATTCTGATGAAAAGTATCGATATGAAATCAAAGAAATCCTTGAAAtggaaatgaaaattttagagGCACTAAATTACTATCTAGTTGTCTTCCATCCTTATCGTGCATTGTCCCA GTTGCTTCAAGATGCTGGGATGAGTGATGCAACTCAAATGATATG GGGGCTAATCAATGACACATATAAAATGGACCTAATTCTGATATACCCACCACATTTAATTGCATTAGCTTGCATATATGTTGCAAGTATGCTCAAAGATAAAGACAACACATCTTGGTTTGAACAGCTACGAGTTGACATGAATATG GTGGAGAAAATTGCAACGGAAATACTAGATTTTTATGACTACCATAAAACGATATCTGAGGAGAAAGTAAATGCTGCCATGCTAAAATTAACGATGCGGATGTag